Genomic segment of Pseudomonas sp. DY-1:
GTGCAACACAGCCTCCACGTCATTGTGGAAGTTGCCAAAGGACTGCATCAGGTAGGCCATCGCGGCGTTGCGCGCGCGGTGCTGGTACTCGGATCGCGCCACCACTTCGTCTGACACCACGCGGGGGTTGCCGGACAGCCGCCGGACGAAATCGCGCATCGACAACGACGGCGCCGCGAAGCGCGATTCATTGATATCGCAGATCACCAGGGCACCGGCGTTGATGAAAGGGTTGCGCGGTACGCCGCGTTCGAATTCCAGCTGTACCAGGGAATTGAATGGTTGCCCGGAAGGTTCATGTCCAAGGCGCTGCCAGATGCCCTCCCCGGAATGCTGGATCGCCTGCACCAGGCTGAAGACCTTGGAGATGCTCTGGATGGAAAACGGTGTCAGGCCATCACCGGCGTAGAACAGCTCGCCTTCGTTACTGTAGACGGCGATGCCGAGCTGGTCCGCGCTGACGCAGGAAAGCGCAGGGATGTAACTGGCGACCTTGCCCTGGCCGATCAGGGGACGGACTTCGTCGAGGATTTCGTTCAACAGCTGCTGCATTCCGATCCTTCCAATGGGGGAGCGCCAGCGCGCTCATGCAGCTCTGGACGCACGCCGTGGCCAGGACGACACAGTGAAGGAGGCTGTTCAGGCTTCCCTCAAGCGATAGCCGACACCGGCTTCGGTGACGATGAATCTCGGGTTGGCCGGGTCATCGCCGAGCTTCTGCCGCAGATGGCCGACGACCACCCGCAGGTAATGGGTGTCCTCCACGTGAGTCGGGCCCCAGATGTCCTTGAGCAGTTGCTGCTGGGTGACCACCCGACCGAGGTGGCGTGCCAGCTGCGCGAGCACCGCGTACTCCTTGCGCGTCAGCCCCACCTCTTCGCCTTCGAGGGTCACCCGGCGATAGGCGAAGTCCAGCTGCAACGGGCCGCTGGCAACGCTGGCCTCCGGTTGTTCGCCCGGCCCTGCCTGGCGCAGGAGCACGCGCACGCGGGCAAGAAACTCCTGAATACCGAAGGGCTTGGTTACGTAGTCATTGGCGCCGCCGTCCAGGGCCAGCACCTTTTCCCCCTCGCTGGCGCGCACCGAAAGCACCAGCACCGGCACCTGGGACCATTCGCGCAGCTCACGCAGCACGTCCTGGCCGTCCATATCCGGCAGGCCCAGGTCGAGCACCACCAGGTCCGGCCTGGCCAGCGCCGCCTGCTCCAATCCTGCGCGGCCATTGGCGCCTTCCAGCACCCGGTAGCCCTGCGCGGCCAGGCTGATGCGCAGGAACTTGCGGATCTGCGCTTCGTCATCGATGACCAGAATGGTCGGCAGGTTGGTTGTCATGACGCGTTCGTAGTTTCCATTGCAATTGCGGACTGCTTTTCCGTGGGAGCAAATTCATTCGCGAAGCACAGCACCGCTGTCCGTGATTCCCAGCCCCGCAAGATGGTCCTGCGGCCCGCTTCGCGAATGAATTCGCTCCTACGGGATTGGTATCGAGCGGGGATCATTCTTCCTCCAACTGCGGCTGCGGATGCAGCGGCAGGTGCAGGGTCAGGGTCGCGCCGCGGCCGTCCAGGCCTTCGCCTACGCTCACACGGCCGCCGTGGGCGCCGACCATGCCCTGGCAGATCGCCAGGCCGAGGCCTGTGCCCTGTCCGCCCCGGTCACCTCGGGCAGCGGTATAGAACATATCGAAGATCCTGTCGCGTTCGTCCGGCGGAATGCCCGGCCCCTGGTCGCTGACGGAGAAGCGCAACTCGGCGTCGTCGGCCTCGACGGCTATCCGCAGCTGCCCCTGACTGGGCGAGAAACGCGCAGCGTTCTCCAACACGTTGACCAGCGCCTGCTCGATCAGGGCCGCATGTATATACAGCAACGGCAACTGCTCCGGCACCCGGGTCTCCACCTGCAACGGTGCCAGAACCGGGCGCAGACGCTGCAACGCGCTGGCGACAATGTCCACCGGAGCCACCCAGTCGCGTGCGAGCTTGAGACCACCGTGCCCCAGGCGGGTCATGTCCAGCAGGTTCTGGATGTAGCGATCGAGGCGCTCGGCTTCGTCGCGGGTACCCTCCAGCAACTCCCGGCGATCGGCCATGGGAATGGCTTCACCCAGGGCCAGCAGGCTGTCGATGGAACCACGCATGGCCGTGAGCGGTGTGCGCAGGTCATGGGAAACCGACGCCAGCAAGGCACTACGCAACTGTTCGGTTTCGCCGTGCAGGCGCGCGGCCTCCAACTCTTCGGCCAGCTGTGCACGGGCCAGGGCCTGGGCCAGGGGCTGGCCGAGGGCGGCGATCAGCCGACGCCTGCCCGCCGGCAGCGGCACTTCGTCGCGCGGGCTGATACCAAGCAGCACCAGCGGCCCTTCCTCTCCCGACAGCGGCAGCCACCACCAGCGCCCGCCGGGCAGGGTGTCAGTACCGGGGCCTGCCGGCTGGTCGTGCTGCCAGGACCACTCGGCTGCGGCACGCTCCTGGTCGCCCAGCAGGCGGTGGGCGCCGGCCTCCACCTTCCAGACACCATCGCGGCCCCGCGACAGCAGGCAGACCTCTACGTCGGTCCAGGCACCGAATTGCTGCACGGCTACGTTCAGCACGGCCTGGCGATCAGTGGCGGCGGTGAGTTTGCGTGAGAGGTCGAGCAGCGCAGTGGTTTCCGACTGGGTATCGCGCAGTGCATCGAGCTGGCGGCGCTGGCGCGAGGCCAGGTTGCCCGTCACCCCGGCCATCAGCAGGAAAAACAGTAAGGTCAGGACGTCTTCCTGGCGGGCGATGGTCAACGAAAAGGTCGGCGGAATGAACAGGAAGTCATAGGCCAGGAAGGACAGCCCGGCACATACCAACGCAGGCCCCAGGCTGCTGCGCACCGCCACCAGCAGTACGGCGGCAAGGAACACCAGGGAAATGTTCGGCAGCTCAAGGGTATGGGACACCGCCCAGGCCAACGCGCTGGCTGTGGCTGCAGCCAGCACCGCCAGGCCGTAGTCCAGCAGGCGGGAGGGATGACTGGCACGCGGACTGGACGGACGGCGGTCGGCCTCGGTGTCCAGCACGCTGACTTCCAGCCCCTCGGCGAGACTCAGCAGGCGTTCCGCCAGACCGCGACCGAGCAGGCGACGGCGCAGGCGCCGACGGCTGCGCGCTACCAGCAGCAGGCTGGCACGACGCTCGTCAGCGTGTTGCACCAAGGCCTTGGCAACAGACTCGGCGCGCAAGGTCACCACTTCGCCACCCAGGCGCTCGGCCAGTTGCTGGGCACCCTGCAGGCGCGCCCGCACCTCTTCGGAACGGGCGCCGCCGGTATCCACATACACCACCGACCAGGGCAGGTGACGCCGCTCGGCAACCCGGCTGGCGTGGCGCACCAGGCGTTCGGCCTGGTGGTCGCCGTCGATACCCACCAGCAAGCGGCCGCGCACGGCGGGCGCTTCCAGGCCGCGCTGGCGGTAACGCCGGTTGAGGTCGGCATCCACCCGTGCGGCGGCGGTCTGCATGGCCAGTTCGCGCAGCGCGGTGAGGTTGGTCTGGGAGAAGAAGGCGTCAATGGCGGCTCGGGCCTGCTCAGGCACGTAGACCTTGCCTTCGCGCAGGCGCTCCAGCAGCTCGCGCGGCGGCAGGTCGATCAGGAGTATTTCGTCGGCCTCTTGCAATACCCAGTCCGGCAATGTCTCGCGGACATGCACGCCAGTGATGTCATGCACCTGGTCGTTGAGGGCCTCCAGATGCTGGACGTTGACCGTGGTGTAGACGTCGATGCCGGCGTCGAGCAGCTCTTGCACATCCTGCCAGCGCTTGGCGTGGCGGCTGCCAGGCGCGTTGGTGTGGGCCAGTTCGTCCACCAGAACCAGACGCGGTGGTTGCGCGAGGATGCCATCGAGGTCCATCTCGGTGAGCGTCACGCCGCGATAGTCGAAGTGCCGCAGCGGTTGTTGCGGCAGCCCGGCGAGCATGGCTTCGGTTTCCGCGCGGCCGTGGGTTTCCACCACGCCCGCGCGCAGGTCGACGCCCTGGCGCAATTGCGCCTGGGCGGCCTGGAGCATCGCGTATGTTTTGCCCACGCCGGGTGCTGCGCCGAGGAAAACCTTCAGGCGACCACGCCCGCCACGGGGCATTTCGGCCAGAAGCGCGTCGGCGCGCTGGGCATCACTCATCGAGTCATCTCATTCAACGCAGTGTTCAGGGCCAGCACGTTGACCACTTCAGGGCCCACGAGGGACCGTTCGGTGTTCTGTTCCACCAGGCGTTCCAGCATATCTGTCGGCAGGCCGCGTTCGGCAGCGATGCGCGGAATCTGGAAGCGCGCGGCATTCGGCGGAAGGTGCGGGTCCAGGCCGCTGCCGGAGGTGGTCACCAGGGCCATGGGCACCTTGCCATGGCCCTCGGTGGCCAGGCGGTGCGCCTCCTTGTTGATGCGCTCGGCCAGGGCCGGGTTGCTCGGTGCCAGGTTGCTGGCGCCGCTGGCCACGGTGGCGAAGCCGGCGGCCGAGGGTCGCGGCTGGAACCACTGCGGGCCTTCGAAGTTCTGCGCCAGCAGGCTGCTGCCGCGTACCTCGCCCTTGGCATCGCGCACCAGGCTGCCATTGGCCTGCTCGGGGAAGGCCAACTGGGCAATACCGGTGACAGTCAGGGGATAGGCGACGCCAGTAATCAGGGTCATCAGGGCCAGAAGGCTCAGGGCGGGGCGGAGTTGGCTAAGCATATTCAGTTCCTCGCAGGAAATCTAAGTCTTGCTGGGGGGCGAGAAGTCCTCACCCCCGGCCCCTCTCCCGGAGGGAGAGGGGGATGTTCAAACCAGTCCTACTGCATTGAGCAGGACGTCGATCACCTTGATGCCGACGAAGGGTGCGACGATGCCACCCAGGCCATAGATCAGCAGGTTGCGGCGCAACAGGCTGGCAGCATCGCTGGCCTGCACCCGAACCCCACGCAGGGCCAGGGGGATGAGGCCGATGATGATCAGCGCGTTGAACACGATGGCCGAGAGGATCGCACTCTGCGGACTGGCCAACT
This window contains:
- the glsB gene encoding glutaminase B; the encoded protein is MQQLLNEILDEVRPLIGQGKVASYIPALSCVSADQLGIAVYSNEGELFYAGDGLTPFSIQSISKVFSLVQAIQHSGEGIWQRLGHEPSGQPFNSLVQLEFERGVPRNPFINAGALVICDINESRFAAPSLSMRDFVRRLSGNPRVVSDEVVARSEYQHRARNAAMAYLMQSFGNFHNDVEAVLHSYFHHCAIRMSCADLALAFSFLANNGVSPHSGEQVVSPRQAKQLNAIMATSGLYDEAGNFAYRVGLPGKSGVGGGIVAVVPGRFTVCVWSPELNEAGNSLVGMAALEKLSERIGWSIF
- a CDS encoding response regulator, with product MTTNLPTILVIDDEAQIRKFLRISLAAQGYRVLEGANGRAGLEQAALARPDLVVLDLGLPDMDGQDVLRELREWSQVPVLVLSVRASEGEKVLALDGGANDYVTKPFGIQEFLARVRVLLRQAGPGEQPEASVASGPLQLDFAYRRVTLEGEEVGLTRKEYAVLAQLARHLGRVVTQQQLLKDIWGPTHVEDTHYLRVVVGHLRQKLGDDPANPRFIVTEAGVGYRLREA
- a CDS encoding sensor histidine kinase KdpD — its product is MSDAQRADALLAEMPRGGRGRLKVFLGAAPGVGKTYAMLQAAQAQLRQGVDLRAGVVETHGRAETEAMLAGLPQQPLRHFDYRGVTLTEMDLDGILAQPPRLVLVDELAHTNAPGSRHAKRWQDVQELLDAGIDVYTTVNVQHLEALNDQVHDITGVHVRETLPDWVLQEADEILLIDLPPRELLERLREGKVYVPEQARAAIDAFFSQTNLTALRELAMQTAAARVDADLNRRYRQRGLEAPAVRGRLLVGIDGDHQAERLVRHASRVAERRHLPWSVVYVDTGGARSEEVRARLQGAQQLAERLGGEVVTLRAESVAKALVQHADERRASLLLVARSRRRLRRRLLGRGLAERLLSLAEGLEVSVLDTEADRRPSSPRASHPSRLLDYGLAVLAAATASALAWAVSHTLELPNISLVFLAAVLLVAVRSSLGPALVCAGLSFLAYDFLFIPPTFSLTIARQEDVLTLLFFLLMAGVTGNLASRQRRQLDALRDTQSETTALLDLSRKLTAATDRQAVLNVAVQQFGAWTDVEVCLLSRGRDGVWKVEAGAHRLLGDQERAAAEWSWQHDQPAGPGTDTLPGGRWWWLPLSGEEGPLVLLGISPRDEVPLPAGRRRLIAALGQPLAQALARAQLAEELEAARLHGETEQLRSALLASVSHDLRTPLTAMRGSIDSLLALGEAIPMADRRELLEGTRDEAERLDRYIQNLLDMTRLGHGGLKLARDWVAPVDIVASALQRLRPVLAPLQVETRVPEQLPLLYIHAALIEQALVNVLENAARFSPSQGQLRIAVEADDAELRFSVSDQGPGIPPDERDRIFDMFYTAARGDRGGQGTGLGLAICQGMVGAHGGRVSVGEGLDGRGATLTLHLPLHPQPQLEEE
- the kdpC gene encoding potassium-transporting ATPase subunit KdpC → MLSQLRPALSLLALMTLITGVAYPLTVTGIAQLAFPEQANGSLVRDAKGEVRGSSLLAQNFEGPQWFQPRPSAAGFATVASGASNLAPSNPALAERINKEAHRLATEGHGKVPMALVTTSGSGLDPHLPPNAARFQIPRIAAERGLPTDMLERLVEQNTERSLVGPEVVNVLALNTALNEMTR